One part of the Salinimonas iocasae genome encodes these proteins:
- a CDS encoding ABC transporter ATP-binding protein → MININAISKRYSNTDAPVLSKLSLTVADGESVSIRGASGSGKSTLLSLIAGFESPDSGSITIGSQTLPFSSEKNADRFRRQALGVIFQSYNLIECLNVWDNIAFTSRLKGNSDDEYQLHIMGLLGITHLKNKPAHQLSGGEQQRVAISRALVHKPTLVLADEPTGNLDEATSDKVSAALYDTCQSLKTTLVVVTHSDDVARMAGQQRWLRHGQLHSEPA, encoded by the coding sequence ATGATCAATATCAACGCAATCAGTAAGCGGTATTCAAATACCGATGCGCCGGTTCTTAGCAAGCTGAGCCTGACTGTCGCCGATGGAGAATCGGTGAGTATTCGTGGCGCATCAGGGTCAGGCAAGTCAACCCTGTTATCATTAATCGCCGGCTTCGAGTCCCCTGATAGCGGCTCTATTACCATTGGAAGCCAGACATTACCGTTTTCATCTGAAAAAAATGCAGACAGGTTCAGACGGCAGGCGCTTGGTGTTATTTTTCAAAGCTACAATCTGATTGAATGTTTGAATGTCTGGGATAACATCGCTTTCACCAGCCGTCTGAAGGGCAATAGCGATGATGAATATCAGTTGCATATTATGGGACTGCTTGGAATCACGCATCTTAAAAACAAGCCCGCGCACCAGTTATCTGGCGGAGAGCAGCAACGCGTGGCCATTAGCAGGGCGTTGGTACACAAACCCACCCTCGTATTAGCTGATGAGCCGACCGGCAATCTGGATGAAGCTACCAGTGATAAAGTGTCTGCAGCCCTGTACGACACCTGCCAGTCGCTCAAAACCACGCTGGTTGTGGTCACCCATAGTGATGATGTCGCGCGAATGGCCGGGCAACAGCGCTGGCTGAGACACGGGCAATTGCACAGTGAGCCGGCGTGA
- a CDS encoding endonuclease, protein MKRTFASSVKRPLVAAASLLPLAASAQIANADFESWSANGPDSWTTIDSGITVSQSNSLTYSGNAAAAIDVLTGAQSDTDFRQSVDVEAGKSYEFSVWVYHTEGNLAARIYVDGYHNYSSEALTGQWQKLSYSYTASTSKTIEVGLRFYDQTGFDGVERVYIDNFSPAVSGGTGNGCSQSSGTFSLTTDNYGSETSWQITDSSNQQVISGSGYASNTTTETPVCLADGDYTLTVSDSYGDGICCSYGSGQYSLSVAGQTLASGGQFGAQDVTAFSVGSAGGGGSDLSGYYSSADGLTGFALKTELYNIIRGHSTQSYSDLWTFYQSYGDDKYYENDGSILDFYSENPTGNDPYNFTAGADQCGSYSGEGDCYNREHAFPRSWFGGAVAPMNTDVHHVFSTDGYVNGRRSSYPYGEVGSASYVSLNGSRLGNAASGLGYSGTVFEPIDAFKGDVARAYFYMATRYEPSIGGWQYNSSYGDAVLDGSDAQVFESWFLTMLKQWHAQDPVSQAERDRNDAAYSFQGNRNPFVDHPELVSEIWGN, encoded by the coding sequence ATGAAACGTACTTTTGCATCTTCAGTAAAGCGACCATTGGTTGCGGCAGCCAGTCTGCTCCCTTTAGCGGCGAGCGCACAAATCGCCAATGCCGATTTTGAAAGCTGGTCAGCAAACGGGCCGGATAGCTGGACAACGATAGATTCAGGCATAACGGTGAGTCAAAGCAATAGTCTGACGTATTCGGGCAATGCTGCAGCCGCGATAGATGTACTCACAGGCGCTCAAAGTGATACCGACTTTCGGCAAAGCGTCGACGTAGAGGCGGGCAAAAGTTATGAGTTCAGTGTATGGGTCTATCATACTGAGGGGAATCTGGCGGCCCGAATTTATGTGGATGGGTATCACAATTATTCCTCAGAAGCGCTGACCGGACAGTGGCAAAAACTGTCTTACAGCTATACAGCATCGACCTCGAAAACTATTGAAGTCGGCCTTCGTTTTTATGATCAAACGGGGTTTGATGGTGTTGAGCGGGTCTATATAGACAACTTCAGTCCGGCAGTATCTGGCGGCACCGGTAACGGTTGTTCACAAAGCAGCGGGACGTTTTCTTTAACAACAGATAATTACGGTAGTGAAACCAGCTGGCAAATTACTGACAGTAGTAATCAGCAGGTGATAAGCGGTAGTGGTTATGCCAGCAATACGACCACCGAAACACCGGTATGCCTGGCAGACGGTGACTATACATTAACGGTATCAGATAGCTATGGCGATGGCATTTGCTGCAGCTACGGCAGTGGTCAGTATTCGCTGAGCGTGGCCGGACAGACTCTGGCAAGTGGCGGGCAGTTCGGTGCGCAGGATGTTACTGCATTCTCAGTTGGTAGTGCCGGCGGTGGCGGTTCAGATCTAAGCGGCTACTACAGCAGTGCAGACGGGTTAACAGGCTTTGCACTTAAAACAGAGCTTTATAACATTATCAGAGGGCACAGCACCCAGTCTTATTCCGACCTGTGGACCTTTTATCAGAGCTACGGCGACGATAAGTATTACGAGAACGATGGCAGTATTCTGGATTTTTATTCAGAAAACCCGACAGGTAATGACCCGTACAACTTTACCGCCGGCGCAGACCAGTGCGGTTCATACAGCGGCGAAGGCGATTGCTACAACAGAGAGCATGCATTCCCGCGTAGCTGGTTTGGTGGTGCGGTAGCACCAATGAATACAGATGTTCATCATGTGTTTTCAACAGATGGTTATGTCAACGGTCGCCGCAGTAGTTATCCTTATGGTGAGGTTGGTAGTGCCAGTTATGTCTCGTTAAACGGCTCGAGGTTAGGTAATGCGGCATCTGGTCTGGGTTATAGCGGCACTGTTTTTGAGCCTATCGATGCGTTTAAAGGTGATGTGGCTCGTGCTTATTTTTATATGGCTACCCGTTATGAGCCGAGCATTGGCGGCTGGCAGTACAATTCTTCCTATGGCGATGCGGTACTTGATGGCAGCGACGCTCAGGTATTCGAGTCGTGGTTCTTAACAATGCTCAAGCAATGGCATGCACAGGATCCTGTTAGCCAGGCAGAGCGTGATAGAAATGATGCAGCGTACAGCTTTCAGGGGAACCGCAACCCGTTTGTGGATCATCCTGAACTGGTTAGCGAAATCTGGGGCAACTGA
- a CDS encoding manganese efflux pump MntP: MSFFALLALAFAMSADAFAASLGKGASLQHPRIPNALKTGLIFGTVEGLTPIIGWLIGTAGAVFIEQWDHWVAFTLLSGLGLHMIINSLKDDGEEGESSSSMTQHAIGATIFTAIGTSIDAMTVGVSLAFVSVNIVLAAVLIGLATATMVTIGTLAGHRLGRYIGNKAEIFGGVTLIIVGASILYTHLS, encoded by the coding sequence ATGAGTTTTTTTGCTTTACTGGCTTTAGCGTTCGCTATGTCAGCCGACGCATTTGCGGCTTCACTGGGTAAAGGTGCCTCATTACAGCACCCTCGTATTCCGAACGCGCTTAAAACCGGGCTAATCTTCGGTACTGTTGAGGGGCTTACACCGATTATCGGCTGGCTCATAGGAACGGCCGGCGCAGTTTTTATTGAGCAGTGGGATCACTGGGTAGCCTTCACCTTACTAAGCGGGCTTGGGTTACACATGATTATCAACAGTCTGAAAGATGATGGCGAGGAAGGTGAAAGTTCATCATCAATGACGCAGCATGCTATCGGTGCCACCATATTCACCGCGATTGGCACCAGCATTGATGCAATGACAGTGGGTGTGAGTCTGGCCTTTGTCAGTGTGAACATCGTGCTTGCGGCGGTGTTAATTGGTCTGGCGACAGCAACAATGGTCACCATTGGCACCCTGGCCGGACATCGACTGGGACGCTATATCGGAAATAAGGCCGAGATATTCGGTGGGGTCACGCTAATTATTGTCGGCGCATCTATTCTCTATACGCACCTTTCATAA
- a CDS encoding DUF2383 domain-containing protein yields the protein MDKAAKTLKKLCEMDFDAIEAYEEAMKRLEDKSISDKLAEYRSDHMAHTDTLNTLLSSRGEEVVDGPDSKRVLTEGKVVIADLLGDKAILKAMVANEKITVKAYKEAADNDALNAEEKSKVAEHYEDEKRHHDWIKSTSENM from the coding sequence ATGGATAAGGCCGCAAAAACACTTAAAAAATTATGTGAAATGGACTTTGATGCTATTGAAGCTTATGAAGAAGCAATGAAACGCTTAGAAGATAAATCAATATCAGACAAATTGGCGGAATACAGAAGCGACCATATGGCGCACACCGATACCTTAAATACGCTGTTATCCTCGCGTGGGGAAGAAGTCGTAGACGGGCCTGACAGTAAAAGGGTCTTAACAGAAGGGAAGGTTGTTATCGCCGACTTACTTGGCGATAAAGCAATTCTTAAAGCAATGGTGGCAAATGAGAAAATTACGGTGAAAGCCTATAAAGAGGCCGCTGACAATGACGCGCTGAACGCCGAAGAAAAGAGTAAAGTTGCAGAACATTATGAAGACGAAAAACGTCATCATGACTGGATCAAGTCGACCAGCGAGAACATGTAA
- a CDS encoding DUF5666 domain-containing protein has protein sequence MTFGKSLIALAIATTLSACGGGDSQTEVANNDTPDTAPPTEQSPSGSTVIEGVVTGFGSVYVNGKRYVSDSAAFTISGESGAQESGLKMGMVVRVMANQTDDGSDPQATEIVYEETLQGSVSAIDNANSQFTVLGQNVYFDDLTEFDETDAELLTVGDMVEVSGYATEDGFYATFVKLETEDTDVKLAGEISSLNTDEKTFLIGQQLIDYSQATFEEMVIEDLTDGLVVKVEGTLTSETSAALTATEIEGESDDQPRDMSDIEDVDIAGVVTSYDEAAGTFKVNRYDFALDEETDFEDGTREDFTQNIWVNIEGSLVEDKWVAEKVEFKKRDSNTKTEGTVTSVDADAQTFVVNGITFVADDDTQYEDESELEERRFTFDDILVNDLLKIASVETDDGTVMALKVKRIDEDDRDGEIKGKVSQATAEGMTVAGVAVTFTQDTEFEGRGDMSLETFLTYIDENEAVSVKVEGDYSDTSLVADEVKVMPDKGKPGKGNEGNGEDEDDDAEDTEVSVEGQVEAISETSVTVSGYQLLFDENSELEVDGEDVSVETFLAALETGAVVEFEGTLTEEGAVLVEEAETETDEDTEEE, from the coding sequence ATGACGTTCGGAAAGTCCCTGATTGCACTGGCTATTGCCACCACACTGAGTGCGTGTGGCGGTGGTGATTCACAAACTGAAGTTGCGAACAATGACACGCCGGATACGGCACCACCAACAGAACAGTCACCCTCGGGCTCAACTGTTATTGAAGGGGTCGTAACCGGGTTTGGTAGTGTGTATGTTAACGGCAAACGGTATGTATCAGACAGTGCAGCTTTTACCATCTCTGGTGAAAGTGGTGCTCAGGAGTCCGGGCTTAAAATGGGTATGGTCGTCAGAGTAATGGCGAACCAAACCGATGATGGTAGCGATCCACAGGCCACCGAAATTGTATACGAAGAAACGTTGCAGGGTTCTGTTAGTGCTATTGATAACGCCAACTCACAGTTTACGGTACTGGGACAGAATGTTTACTTTGATGACTTAACGGAGTTTGACGAAACCGATGCCGAGTTACTGACCGTTGGCGACATGGTCGAAGTGAGTGGTTACGCCACCGAAGATGGGTTCTACGCAACCTTCGTAAAACTTGAGACCGAAGATACTGATGTCAAACTGGCCGGTGAGATAAGCAGCCTGAATACCGATGAAAAGACATTCTTGATTGGTCAGCAACTCATAGACTACAGTCAGGCTACTTTCGAGGAGATGGTTATTGAAGACCTGACTGATGGCCTGGTGGTGAAAGTTGAAGGTACACTCACGTCAGAAACCTCCGCGGCACTTACTGCCACTGAAATAGAGGGCGAATCTGACGATCAACCACGTGATATGAGCGATATTGAAGATGTCGACATAGCCGGTGTAGTTACCAGCTATGATGAAGCAGCCGGGACCTTTAAAGTTAACCGTTACGATTTCGCACTAGATGAAGAAACTGACTTTGAAGATGGTACTCGTGAAGACTTCACGCAAAATATCTGGGTGAATATTGAGGGAAGCCTGGTCGAAGATAAATGGGTTGCCGAAAAAGTTGAGTTTAAAAAGCGCGATAGCAACACCAAAACAGAAGGCACGGTAACCAGTGTTGATGCTGACGCGCAAACGTTTGTGGTCAATGGCATTACGTTTGTCGCTGACGACGATACCCAGTATGAAGATGAGTCGGAACTGGAAGAACGTCGCTTTACCTTCGACGATATTCTGGTTAACGATTTGCTCAAGATTGCATCAGTTGAAACTGATGATGGTACTGTCATGGCGCTTAAAGTGAAGCGAATCGATGAGGATGACCGCGACGGTGAAATCAAAGGCAAGGTTTCTCAGGCAACAGCTGAAGGAATGACTGTCGCGGGCGTAGCCGTTACCTTTACCCAGGACACTGAGTTTGAAGGACGAGGTGATATGTCACTGGAGACCTTTTTGACTTACATCGATGAAAATGAAGCTGTTAGCGTCAAAGTGGAAGGTGATTATAGCGATACCAGCCTGGTAGCTGATGAAGTCAAGGTTATGCCAGATAAGGGTAAACCAGGAAAAGGTAACGAGGGTAATGGCGAAGATGAAGACGATGACGCTGAGGACACTGAAGTTTCTGTAGAAGGTCAGGTTGAAGCAATTTCAGAAACCTCTGTTACTGTCAGCGGCTATCAGCTACTTTTTGATGAGAACAGTGAACTGGAAGTTGACGGCGAAGACGTCAGTGTTGAGACATTCCTGGCAGCGCTGGAAACCGGCGCGGTGGTGGAATTTGAAGGTACCCTCACCGAAGAGGGTGCGGTACTGGTCGAGGAAGCTGAAACGGAAACTGACGAAGACACAGAGGAAGAGTAA
- a CDS encoding sterol desaturase family protein, whose protein sequence is MTDLLLTEFGQMAKAVLDPNSRLFAGYLLGALLIGLLVTATQFGLRGQQGAVRQLFNRKIWLHRSARLDYQLYVINRLIRALLWAPIVLTMVPIALGISDALESVFGYQPPVTQNSVIVISAFTLILFLFDDFTRFLLHWMMHKIPFLWHFHKVHHSALVLTPMTVYRSHPVESFLYATRMAIAQGFAVGISYYFFGTALSMFDILGANALVFAFNMLGSNLRHSHVKWRWGKLEKWFISPVQHQIHHSTNPKHFDKNFGTALAVWDRMFGSLVLSKRAMRLRFGLGRQDAGHHNVVQAYTRPFHDIGTSAIGRFRQNDAPERGTTPVTSHNDPTV, encoded by the coding sequence ATGACAGACCTGCTGCTAACTGAATTCGGACAAATGGCGAAAGCTGTGCTTGATCCGAATAGCAGGTTATTTGCTGGCTACCTGCTCGGTGCACTGCTTATTGGCTTGCTGGTAACAGCCACTCAGTTTGGCCTGCGTGGTCAACAGGGTGCTGTAAGACAACTGTTCAATCGCAAAATCTGGTTGCATCGCTCTGCCCGGCTCGATTATCAGTTGTATGTGATAAACCGCCTGATCAGAGCGTTGCTGTGGGCACCGATAGTGCTTACTATGGTGCCTATCGCACTGGGTATCAGTGATGCTCTGGAGAGCGTTTTCGGCTATCAGCCTCCGGTTACGCAAAATAGTGTCATTGTTATCAGTGCATTTACGTTGATATTGTTTCTGTTTGACGATTTTACGCGCTTCTTACTGCATTGGATGATGCACAAAATTCCTTTTTTGTGGCATTTTCATAAGGTTCACCATTCCGCACTGGTACTGACGCCGATGACCGTGTACCGCTCTCACCCTGTAGAAAGCTTCCTTTATGCTACCCGCATGGCCATTGCACAGGGTTTTGCTGTGGGCATCAGTTACTACTTTTTCGGCACCGCGCTGTCGATGTTCGATATCCTGGGCGCCAACGCGCTGGTTTTTGCCTTCAATATGCTGGGCAGCAACCTGCGTCATTCGCATGTTAAATGGCGTTGGGGCAAGCTGGAAAAATGGTTTATCAGCCCGGTACAGCATCAGATTCATCACAGCACGAATCCAAAGCATTTTGATAAAAACTTTGGTACTGCGCTGGCGGTCTGGGATCGAATGTTTGGCTCGCTGGTGCTATCTAAGCGGGCCATGCGCCTACGCTTCGGGTTGGGCAGACAGGACGCCGGCCATCACAACGTTGTGCAGGCTTATACCCGACCATTTCACGATATAGGCACCTCTGCCATAGGCCGTTTCCGTCAAAACGATGCGCCCGAGCGCGGCACTACGCCGGTAACATCACATAATGACCCGACAGTGTAA
- a CDS encoding TonB-dependent receptor family protein, with product MQKHVLRILSVAVAAACQTYSASAMAEPADSSLEHISIIGSQQQLDTTAGSVTLITEEALEAFEFDDISRVLATVPGVNIRQEDGFGLRPNIGFRGVTPERSKKINIMEDGVLIGPAPYSAPAAYYFPMVSKMTAVEVTKGPSTIAYGPNTVAGALNLVTRQIPGEQTGQLDIAGGTDGYYKGHGYYGNTINDHGFLVEGIAIGSDGFKSLDNGGDTGFEKIDVMAKWRYDLSTAHYDQYVQVKGGYSEETSNETYLGLTDDDFAEDPYRRYAASALDKMDWEHNQLQLTHFLAGDWFDVTTRVYRNNFERAWNKINGFESSLGGQIPTLQQILTNPATEQNAGYYGILTGQSDSTVREKIVLGNNAREYYSLGVQVDISLDLNLAGFAHQVEFGARYHSDEIQRNHTATNYFMRSGELALTGEPTRATTTNTEQTDAFSVYASDTVSFGALSLTAGIRGEFIDGEYQNRAPGFEQDFQNKSTRIWLPAISAFYQLTREHALFAGFHQGFVPTSPIQSASIDVEQSNNFEAGWRFIQPTQRVELVGFYNDYSNLIESCSISAGCDTDTTFQAGDVDVYGVEASYQRQWQVMKDWSLPLNVTYTHTQSEFNQTFYSEFAQWGFVEEGASVPYLSENMVSVSLGLVSDKVDIHILTSYSDSMPESAQQALTGDVRDSTLAGKETDALLNMDVSAGYQLTPQSRVYAKVTNLLDNEDIVSRRPYGARPNMSRQFQLGVKYAF from the coding sequence ATGCAAAAGCACGTATTACGAATTCTGTCGGTTGCCGTCGCTGCAGCCTGCCAGACCTACTCAGCATCAGCCATGGCCGAGCCGGCTGATAGCAGTTTAGAGCACATTAGTATTATTGGTAGTCAGCAACAGCTTGATACCACTGCAGGTTCGGTCACTTTGATCACTGAAGAAGCACTTGAAGCCTTTGAGTTTGACGATATCTCAAGGGTACTTGCCACTGTACCCGGTGTTAATATTCGTCAGGAAGACGGTTTCGGACTACGCCCCAATATCGGTTTTCGTGGCGTAACGCCCGAGCGCAGTAAAAAAATTAATATCATGGAAGACGGCGTGCTGATTGGCCCGGCGCCCTACTCGGCACCGGCAGCTTACTATTTTCCTATGGTCAGTAAAATGACGGCGGTAGAGGTCACTAAGGGCCCTTCTACTATTGCTTATGGTCCCAACACGGTCGCCGGCGCACTGAATCTGGTCACCCGCCAGATACCTGGCGAACAAACTGGTCAGCTCGATATTGCAGGCGGAACAGACGGGTACTACAAAGGTCATGGCTATTATGGTAATACCATCAACGACCACGGTTTTCTGGTAGAAGGTATCGCCATTGGCAGTGATGGGTTTAAGTCGCTGGATAACGGTGGAGATACCGGTTTTGAAAAAATCGATGTGATGGCCAAATGGCGCTACGATTTGAGTACCGCGCACTATGATCAGTATGTGCAGGTTAAGGGTGGCTACAGTGAGGAAACCTCCAACGAAACCTACCTGGGACTGACTGACGACGATTTTGCTGAAGATCCCTATCGGCGATATGCTGCATCAGCGCTGGACAAAATGGACTGGGAACATAATCAGCTGCAACTGACGCACTTTCTGGCTGGCGACTGGTTTGACGTAACAACCCGTGTCTATCGCAACAACTTTGAACGCGCCTGGAATAAAATTAACGGGTTTGAAAGTTCTCTGGGCGGACAGATACCTACCCTGCAGCAAATTCTGACTAACCCTGCCACCGAACAAAACGCAGGGTATTACGGCATACTGACCGGACAATCCGACAGCACCGTACGCGAGAAAATTGTACTGGGCAACAATGCCAGAGAATATTATTCACTGGGCGTGCAGGTGGATATCAGCCTGGATTTGAATTTGGCCGGCTTTGCCCATCAGGTTGAGTTTGGCGCACGTTATCACAGTGATGAAATTCAGCGTAATCATACTGCTACCAACTATTTCATGCGCTCGGGTGAGCTGGCGCTAACCGGCGAGCCAACGCGTGCCACCACCACCAACACTGAGCAAACAGATGCTTTTTCTGTTTATGCCAGCGACACCGTATCCTTTGGCGCGCTTTCGCTGACCGCCGGTATCCGCGGTGAATTTATTGACGGCGAGTACCAGAACAGAGCACCGGGCTTCGAGCAGGACTTTCAAAATAAATCCACCCGGATATGGCTGCCCGCAATCAGCGCGTTTTATCAGCTAACCCGAGAGCATGCCCTGTTCGCCGGATTTCATCAGGGGTTTGTTCCGACCAGTCCTATTCAGTCGGCCTCTATTGACGTCGAGCAGAGTAACAACTTTGAAGCAGGCTGGCGCTTTATCCAGCCCACTCAGCGTGTTGAACTCGTTGGCTTTTATAATGATTACTCTAATCTGATTGAATCCTGTTCAATATCTGCCGGTTGCGATACAGATACCACGTTTCAGGCTGGCGATGTCGATGTGTACGGGGTTGAAGCGTCATACCAGCGTCAATGGCAGGTGATGAAAGACTGGTCGTTACCGCTTAATGTTACTTACACTCACACACAATCGGAATTTAATCAGACATTCTATTCTGAGTTCGCACAGTGGGGCTTCGTCGAAGAAGGGGCTTCTGTGCCTTATCTGTCTGAGAATATGGTGTCTGTGAGTCTGGGTTTGGTTAGCGACAAGGTTGATATCCATATTCTTACCTCGTATTCTGACAGCATGCCTGAGTCTGCGCAGCAGGCACTTACCGGGGATGTACGCGATAGCACACTGGCGGGCAAAGAGACGGATGCGCTACTGAATATGGATGTGTCAGCAGGTTATCAGCTAACACCGCAAAGCCGGGTGTATGCCAAAGTAACCAACCTGCTGGATAACGAAGATATCGTAAGCCGCCGTCCCTATGGTGCCCGCCCCAATATGTCGCGCCAGTTCCAGCTCGGTGTTAAATACGCATTTTAA
- a CDS encoding imelysin family protein, with amino-acid sequence MKRSLLVNTIAVAMAGLLTGCGESTSSDTGAQYGNNSAPEQPVENNFNESLLLASVVDNVLLPTYNKFAEDTTALQADITAYCETLTSGDASDAQEQAQQSWKATMSTWQLAEVMQIGPLADNGYALRNKIYSWPNVSACAIDQDVVLAESDGYDLTTRTPSRRGLDALEYTLFNSDLNHQCTVAGTEPEGWNNRTEQDRRQARCAYSQLLAQDLVTNANTLVAAFEGEQGYGEVLKNAGQPDSPFAVSLEAVNDISDAMFYITEVTKDAKIATPVGIIANDCGTSPCPQNAESVYADHSLENIIANLKGLKALYLGGEADNTGFDDFLNDVGDSDTATRLLTDINAAISHAESLTGSYSTLLSEQTEDVEQLHSEVKDVTDTVKTDFIQSLALELPATSAGDND; translated from the coding sequence ATGAAACGTTCTTTACTGGTTAACACTATCGCTGTTGCGATGGCTGGTTTGTTAACCGGCTGCGGCGAGAGCACCAGCAGCGATACGGGAGCGCAGTATGGTAATAACAGTGCGCCGGAACAACCTGTAGAAAACAATTTCAACGAATCACTGCTACTGGCTTCAGTTGTAGATAATGTTTTACTGCCCACCTATAACAAATTTGCAGAAGATACCACTGCGCTTCAGGCCGACATAACGGCATATTGTGAAACGCTGACATCTGGCGATGCTTCTGATGCACAGGAGCAGGCGCAGCAAAGCTGGAAGGCAACGATGTCCACCTGGCAACTGGCCGAAGTCATGCAAATAGGTCCGTTAGCTGATAATGGCTATGCGCTGCGCAACAAAATTTATTCATGGCCTAACGTAAGTGCATGTGCCATCGACCAGGATGTGGTGCTGGCAGAGTCCGATGGGTATGATTTAACCACGCGAACGCCCAGCAGACGTGGCCTGGATGCACTGGAATATACGCTTTTTAATTCAGATTTAAATCACCAGTGTACCGTCGCTGGCACCGAGCCTGAGGGCTGGAATAACCGCACCGAGCAGGATCGACGTCAGGCCCGTTGTGCCTATTCGCAATTACTTGCACAAGATCTGGTGACGAATGCCAATACACTGGTCGCTGCCTTTGAAGGCGAACAGGGGTATGGTGAGGTTTTAAAAAATGCCGGTCAGCCGGATAGCCCGTTCGCAGTCTCTCTGGAGGCTGTTAACGATATCAGCGATGCGATGTTTTACATCACAGAGGTCACCAAAGACGCGAAAATTGCTACCCCGGTAGGTATCATCGCGAATGACTGCGGCACCTCCCCTTGCCCGCAAAATGCTGAATCGGTTTACGCTGACCACTCTTTAGAAAACATTATTGCCAACCTGAAAGGATTGAAAGCTCTGTACCTAGGCGGTGAAGCAGACAATACCGGGTTCGATGATTTTCTGAATGATGTCGGCGACAGCGATACTGCGACACGGTTACTTACTGACATCAATGCAGCTATCAGTCACGCCGAAAGCCTTACTGGCTCATATTCAACACTGCTAAGTGAGCAGACAGAGGATGTTGAACAACTTCACTCAGAAGTAAAAGATGTCACCGACACTGTGAAGACTGATTTTATCCAGAGTCTGGCCCTGGAACTGCCTGCCACTTCTGCTGGCGACAACGACTAA